Proteins found in one Actinokineospora alba genomic segment:
- the alaS gene encoding alanine--tRNA ligase, with the protein MQTHEISKRFTEYFVANDHTKVASASLILEDPNLLFVNAGMVQFKPYFLGDAPAPYPRATSVQKCVRTGDIDEVGKTTRHNTFFQMAGNFSFGDYFKAGAIEHAWTLLTNSVADGGYGFDPDRLWATVYNDDDEALELWQKIAGLPLDRIQRRGGEDNYWDMGVPGPGGPCSEIYYDRGPEHGVDGGPEADEDRYLEIWNLVFMQDERGDLSPKKGHPPVGSLPRKNIDTGMGIERVAYLLQGVDNVYETDLVRPVISKAEEMSGRRYGAGNAVDDVRFRVIADHARSGMMIIADGVTPGNEARGYVLRRLLRRIVRSVRLLGVQEPVLGEFAKVVRDTMSPSYPDLASDFARIESVMRKEEETFLATLVSGSKIFDLAADKIKAEGRAMLPGDQAFQLHDTYGFPIDLTLEMAAEKGLSVDENGFRELMAQQRARAKADAASRKTGHGDQSVYRDLLSLGGTEFTGYTDLASESVIRGLVRDGKRVSAAAEGDIVEVVLDRTPLYAESGGQESDAGTITGEGVEMEVLDVQKIARKLWVHQVRVLSGEATEGQHVEATVDQEWRIGARQGHSGTHVVHAALRQVLGPTALQSGSYNKPGYLRLDFAWSGGLSEETKSEIEEVSNLAVRKDLPVRVVYTDMGGAQEMGAVALFGETYDEQVRVVEIGGPWSRELCGGTHVEHSSQIGPITLLGESSVGSGSRRLEAYVGMDAMRYLAKERALVQNLATMLKVPDVEVPARVEALIERLRGAEKELEKLRAGQLLASAGTLVDQAQDLDGTALVALKVPDGVGGNDLRSLASEVRNRLGSRPGVVALFSVVDGKVAFVVATTSTARDNGLAAGKLVPSFASAIDARGGGKPDLAQGGGANADGIGEAVNALRRALGGS; encoded by the coding sequence GTGCAGACCCACGAGATCTCCAAGCGCTTCACCGAGTACTTCGTCGCCAACGACCACACCAAGGTCGCCAGCGCGTCGCTGATCCTCGAAGACCCCAACCTGCTGTTCGTCAACGCGGGCATGGTGCAGTTCAAGCCGTACTTCCTCGGCGACGCCCCGGCCCCGTACCCGCGCGCCACCAGCGTGCAGAAGTGCGTGCGCACCGGCGACATCGACGAGGTCGGCAAGACGACCCGGCACAACACGTTCTTCCAGATGGCGGGCAACTTCTCCTTCGGCGACTACTTCAAGGCCGGGGCGATCGAGCACGCCTGGACGCTGCTGACCAACAGCGTCGCCGACGGCGGCTACGGCTTCGACCCGGACCGCCTCTGGGCGACGGTCTACAACGACGACGACGAAGCCCTCGAGCTGTGGCAGAAGATCGCGGGCCTGCCGCTGGACCGCATCCAGCGCCGCGGCGGCGAGGACAACTACTGGGACATGGGCGTGCCCGGTCCCGGCGGCCCCTGCTCGGAGATCTACTACGACCGCGGCCCCGAGCACGGCGTCGACGGCGGGCCCGAGGCCGACGAGGACCGCTACCTCGAGATCTGGAACCTCGTCTTCATGCAGGACGAGCGCGGCGACCTGAGCCCGAAGAAGGGCCACCCGCCGGTCGGCTCGCTGCCGCGCAAGAACATCGACACCGGCATGGGCATCGAGCGCGTCGCCTACCTGCTCCAGGGCGTCGACAACGTCTACGAGACCGACCTGGTCCGCCCGGTGATCAGCAAGGCCGAGGAGATGTCCGGCCGCCGCTACGGCGCGGGCAACGCCGTCGACGACGTGCGCTTCCGCGTCATCGCCGACCACGCCCGCTCCGGCATGATGATCATCGCCGACGGTGTCACCCCCGGCAACGAGGCCCGCGGCTACGTCCTGCGCCGCCTGCTGCGCCGCATCGTGCGGTCCGTGCGCCTGCTCGGCGTGCAGGAGCCGGTGCTGGGCGAGTTCGCCAAGGTCGTGCGCGACACCATGTCGCCGTCCTACCCCGACCTCGCCAGCGACTTCGCGCGGATCGAGTCGGTCATGCGCAAGGAGGAGGAGACCTTCCTCGCGACCCTGGTCAGCGGGTCGAAGATCTTCGACCTCGCCGCGGACAAGATCAAGGCCGAGGGTCGCGCGATGCTGCCCGGCGACCAGGCCTTCCAGCTGCACGACACCTACGGCTTCCCGATCGACCTGACCCTGGAGATGGCCGCCGAGAAGGGGCTGTCGGTCGACGAGAACGGCTTCCGCGAGCTGATGGCCCAGCAGCGCGCCCGCGCCAAGGCCGACGCCGCTTCGCGTAAGACCGGCCACGGCGACCAGTCCGTCTACCGCGATCTCCTGTCGCTGGGCGGCACCGAGTTCACCGGCTACACCGACCTCGCGTCGGAGTCCGTCATCCGCGGCCTTGTCCGTGACGGCAAGCGGGTCAGCGCCGCCGCCGAGGGCGACATCGTCGAGGTCGTGCTCGACCGCACCCCGCTCTATGCGGAGTCCGGTGGCCAGGAGAGCGACGCCGGGACGATCACCGGCGAGGGCGTCGAGATGGAGGTCCTCGACGTCCAGAAGATCGCCCGCAAGCTGTGGGTGCACCAGGTGCGCGTGCTCAGCGGCGAGGCCACCGAAGGCCAGCACGTCGAGGCCACCGTCGACCAGGAATGGCGCATCGGCGCACGTCAGGGCCACTCCGGCACGCACGTCGTGCACGCCGCGCTGCGCCAGGTGCTCGGCCCGACCGCGCTGCAGAGCGGGTCGTACAACAAGCCCGGCTACCTGCGGCTCGACTTCGCCTGGTCCGGCGGCCTGTCCGAGGAGACCAAGAGCGAGATCGAAGAGGTCTCCAACCTCGCCGTCCGCAAGGACCTGCCGGTCCGCGTGGTCTACACCGACATGGGCGGCGCCCAGGAGATGGGCGCGGTCGCGCTGTTCGGCGAGACCTACGACGAGCAGGTCCGCGTGGTCGAGATCGGCGGACCGTGGTCGCGTGAGCTGTGCGGTGGCACGCACGTCGAGCACTCCTCGCAGATCGGCCCGATCACCCTGCTCGGCGAGTCCTCGGTCGGCTCCGGCAGCAGGCGCCTCGAGGCTTACGTGGGCATGGACGCCATGCGCTACCTGGCCAAGGAGCGCGCCCTGGTCCAGAACCTCGCCACGATGCTTAAAGTCCCGGACGTCGAGGTACCCGCACGGGTGGAAGCGCTCATCGAGCGGCTGCGCGGCGCGGAGAAGGAGCTGGAGAAGCTCCGCGCGGGCCAGCTCTTGGCCTCCGCCGGAACCCTCGTCGACCAGGCGCAGGACCTCGACGGGACCGCGTTGGTCGCGCTCAAGGTGCCCGACGGTGTCGGCGGCAACGACCTGCGTTCCCTCGCGAGCGAGGTCCGCAACCGGCTCGGCTCCCGACCCGGCGTGGTCGCCCTGTTCTCCGTGGTCGACGGCAAGGTCGCGTTCGTCGTGGCCACCACCTCGACCGCGCGGGACAACGGCCTCGCCGCGGGCAAGCTCGTCCCCTCGTTCGCCTCGGCCATCGACGCGCGGGGAGGCGGCAAGCCCGACCTCGCCCAAGGCGGCGGCGCGAACGCCGACGGTATCGGCGAGGCGGTGAACGCCCTGCGCAGGGCGTTGGGCGGATCGTGA
- a CDS encoding DUF948 domain-containing protein: protein MTAGQIAALIAAGAFVLLVVLLGIMLFKLGRTLDEATIAIRKAHENSDPLFNGANTTLTHVNAQLERVDGITSNAQAVTGNVSALTSVFTATLGGPLVKFAALSYGVSKAMKARRRAKGEIEGKHSRPARRKRKGVRA from the coding sequence GTGACAGCAGGGCAGATCGCCGCGCTGATCGCCGCAGGCGCGTTCGTGCTGCTGGTAGTGCTGCTGGGCATCATGCTGTTCAAGCTTGGGCGCACGCTGGACGAGGCCACCATCGCGATCCGCAAGGCGCACGAGAACAGCGACCCGCTCTTCAACGGCGCCAACACCACGCTGACGCACGTCAACGCCCAGCTTGAGCGGGTCGACGGCATCACCTCCAACGCGCAGGCCGTCACCGGCAACGTCTCCGCGCTGACCTCGGTGTTCACCGCCACGCTCGGCGGCCCGCTGGTCAAGTTCGCCGCGCTGTCCTACGGCGTGAGCAAGGCGATGAAGGCCCGCCGCCGCGCCAAGGGCGAGATCGAGGGCAAGCACTCGCGTCCCGCCCGCCGCAAGCGCAAGGGAGTCCGCGCATGA
- a CDS encoding replication-associated recombination protein A, whose product MEQEFDLDLFAAPTSSARRPNAPLAVRMRPATLDEVVGQDHLLGPGAPLRRLVEGAAPASILLYGPPGTGKTTLATLVSSAIGRRFVALSALSAGVKEVRAVIDDAKRRLSHSGESTVLFIDEVHRFSRTQQDALLGAVEDRIVLLVAATTENPFFSVVSPLLSRSLVLQLQPLTDTDLRDLIRRAIADDRGLAGAVTLDPEAEDHLVRLASGDARRALTALEAAADTAVATRDGSIDLATVEATVDKAAVRYDRSGDQHYDVISAFIKSIRGSDVDAALHYLARMIEAGEDPRFIARRLVVHASEDIGMADPTALLTATAAAQAVQLIGMPEARLALAQATVHLATAPKSNAVITAIDSAMADVRAGGAGLVPAHLRDGHYQGAKQLGNATGYRYPHDVPDGVLTQQYPPDELVGRDYYEPTTRGAERQLADRVPKLRRVIRGD is encoded by the coding sequence GTGGAACAGGAGTTCGATCTGGATCTGTTCGCCGCGCCCACCTCCTCGGCGCGGCGCCCCAACGCACCGCTGGCCGTGCGGATGCGCCCGGCGACCCTCGACGAGGTGGTCGGCCAGGACCATCTCCTCGGCCCCGGCGCCCCGCTGCGCAGGCTCGTCGAAGGCGCCGCGCCCGCGTCGATCCTGCTCTACGGACCGCCCGGCACCGGCAAGACGACGCTGGCCACCCTGGTCTCCTCCGCGATCGGCCGCCGCTTCGTCGCCCTGTCCGCGCTGTCGGCGGGCGTCAAAGAGGTCCGCGCGGTCATCGACGACGCCAAACGCAGGCTCAGCCACTCCGGCGAGTCCACGGTCCTGTTCATCGACGAAGTGCACCGCTTCTCCCGCACCCAGCAGGACGCGCTCCTCGGCGCGGTCGAAGACCGCATCGTCCTGCTCGTCGCCGCGACCACGGAGAACCCGTTCTTCTCCGTCGTCTCCCCGCTCCTGTCGCGCTCGCTGGTGCTGCAGCTGCAACCGCTCACCGACACCGACCTGCGCGACCTGATCCGCCGCGCGATCGCCGACGACCGCGGCCTCGCGGGCGCCGTCACCCTCGACCCGGAGGCCGAGGACCACCTCGTCCGCCTCGCGAGCGGCGACGCCCGCCGCGCCCTGACCGCGCTGGAAGCCGCCGCCGACACCGCCGTCGCCACCCGCGACGGCTCGATCGACCTGGCCACCGTCGAGGCGACCGTCGACAAGGCCGCCGTGCGCTACGACCGCTCCGGCGACCAGCACTACGACGTCATCAGCGCGTTCATCAAGTCCATCCGAGGGTCCGACGTGGACGCCGCGCTGCACTATCTGGCCCGGATGATCGAGGCGGGGGAGGACCCGCGGTTCATCGCCCGCAGGCTCGTCGTGCACGCCAGCGAGGACATCGGCATGGCCGACCCGACCGCCCTGCTCACCGCCACCGCCGCCGCGCAGGCCGTGCAGCTCATCGGCATGCCGGAGGCCCGGCTCGCTCTCGCCCAGGCCACGGTCCACCTGGCCACCGCTCCGAAGTCCAACGCGGTGATCACCGCCATCGACAGCGCCATGGCCGACGTCCGCGCCGGCGGCGCCGGGCTGGTCCCCGCCCACCTGCGGGACGGGCACTACCAAGGCGCCAAGCAACTCGGCAACGCCACCGGCTACCGCTACCCGCACGACGTCCCCGACGGTGTCCTCACCCAGCAGTACCCGCCGGACGAACTGGTCGGCCGCGACTACTACGAGCCCACCACCCGCGGCGCCGAACGCCAACTCGCCGACCGCGTCCCCAAACTCCGCAGGGTCATCCGCGGCGACTGA
- a CDS encoding uridine kinase family protein, producing the protein MTPSARVVLLAGPSGSGKSTLAAQAGVPVLRLDDFYREGDDPLLPRDATGQVDWDLPAAWHAEDAVDAIIRLASTGKIHAPHYELGADRRVGGYDLVLDGSPVFVAEGLFADRIVEGCREAGVLADAVVLAPGGGRTFARRLVRDVAESRKPTHVLVRRGLRLWREHSAVVRRCELAGMRRRTSAEVLGLLEELSRPVKA; encoded by the coding sequence GTGACCCCGTCTGCGCGTGTCGTGCTGCTCGCGGGCCCTTCGGGCTCTGGGAAATCGACGTTGGCGGCCCAGGCCGGTGTGCCGGTCCTGCGCCTCGACGACTTCTACCGCGAGGGCGACGACCCGCTGCTCCCGCGCGACGCCACTGGTCAGGTGGACTGGGATCTGCCCGCCGCGTGGCATGCCGAGGACGCTGTCGACGCCATCATCCGGCTCGCTTCCACGGGGAAGATCCACGCGCCGCACTACGAACTGGGCGCGGACCGGCGGGTGGGCGGGTACGACCTCGTTCTGGACGGTTCGCCGGTGTTCGTCGCGGAGGGGCTGTTCGCGGACCGGATCGTGGAGGGTTGCCGGGAGGCGGGGGTGCTCGCGGACGCCGTGGTGCTCGCGCCGGGTGGTGGGCGGACCTTCGCGCGGCGGCTGGTGCGGGATGTGGCGGAGTCGCGGAAGCCTACGCACGTGCTGGTGCGGCGGGGATTGCGGCTGTGGCGGGAGCACTCGGCGGTGGTCCGGCGGTGTGAGCTGGCGGGGATGCGGCGGCGGACGTCGGCTGAGGTGTTGGGGTTGCTGGAGGAGCTGTCGCGGCCGGTCAAGGCCTGA
- a CDS encoding helix-turn-helix transcriptional regulator, whose product MAETATRLLRLLSLLQDQRARTGSELADHLGVTGRTLRHDIARLRELGYPIHAERGSTGGYRLGQGASMPPLLLDDDEAVAVAVAIGVAEEGATGIADIEESTARALAKLTQIMPKRLQRKVKALRTATAVGPAVTGSREPDAPVAAAVLDTIAAAVRDNATLRIDGVQVEPYRLISWQRRWYLVTYDLDDHAWRALPVASAGTVVPGTRRFAPRLLPDDDLVAFVLREIASTGWKVHARITVLAPAPVVVARINPTVGIVEAVDEHTSVLVTGADTLETIAIYVSMLGMDFRLDGPPELVEHVRVLGERYLAAIVRP is encoded by the coding sequence GTGGCGGAGACGGCAACGCGACTGTTGCGCCTGCTCTCCCTGCTGCAGGACCAGCGGGCACGAACCGGCAGTGAACTGGCCGATCACCTCGGCGTCACCGGCCGCACACTGCGCCACGACATCGCGCGGCTGCGCGAACTGGGCTACCCGATCCACGCCGAGCGTGGCTCCACCGGCGGCTACCGCCTGGGCCAAGGCGCGAGCATGCCGCCACTGCTGCTCGACGACGACGAAGCCGTAGCGGTCGCGGTGGCGATCGGCGTCGCCGAGGAGGGTGCGACGGGCATCGCGGACATCGAGGAAAGCACCGCCCGGGCCCTGGCGAAACTCACCCAGATCATGCCGAAACGCTTGCAGCGCAAGGTGAAAGCCCTACGCACCGCCACCGCGGTCGGCCCGGCGGTGACGGGCTCACGCGAACCCGACGCACCGGTCGCCGCCGCGGTCCTCGACACCATCGCAGCCGCCGTGCGCGACAACGCGACCCTGCGGATCGACGGCGTCCAGGTCGAGCCGTACCGCCTGATCAGCTGGCAGCGGCGGTGGTACCTCGTCACCTACGACCTCGACGACCACGCGTGGCGAGCCCTCCCGGTGGCGAGCGCGGGCACCGTGGTCCCCGGCACCCGCCGCTTCGCGCCCCGCCTGCTGCCCGACGACGACCTCGTCGCCTTCGTGCTTCGCGAGATCGCCTCGACGGGTTGGAAGGTCCACGCCCGGATCACGGTCCTCGCACCCGCACCGGTGGTCGTCGCGCGGATCAACCCGACCGTCGGGATCGTGGAAGCCGTCGATGAACACACCAGCGTCCTGGTGACGGGCGCGGACACCCTGGAGACCATCGCGATCTACGTCAGCATGCTCGGGATGGACTTCCGGCTCGACGGACCACCGGAACTGGTCGAACACGTGCGGGTCCTGGGAGAGCGCTACCTCGCGGCGATCGTCAGGCCTTGA
- a CDS encoding TIGR03086 family metal-binding protein, whose amino-acid sequence MTNTSTERLTWRQTLAESHRILEAAVAGVGDDQWTLPTPCSQWTVTQVVQHAAGDQLAYASTLGFGSGPDFDPFAPSGSVDGSPVALVRDAVERTADAWARTDSDTAPTPLPHGELPIAVAAGACALDAAVHAWDIAVATGNPSPLSEPLCVELLEVAHAIVEPLRQWGAFAAAGATEADDSAETRLLRYLGR is encoded by the coding sequence ATGACGAACACCAGCACCGAGCGGCTCACCTGGCGCCAGACCCTCGCCGAGTCCCACCGGATCCTCGAAGCCGCCGTCGCGGGTGTCGGCGATGACCAGTGGACGCTGCCGACCCCGTGTTCGCAGTGGACGGTCACCCAGGTCGTGCAGCACGCGGCCGGTGACCAGCTGGCCTACGCCTCGACGCTCGGCTTCGGCAGCGGGCCGGACTTCGACCCGTTCGCTCCGTCCGGGTCGGTCGACGGCAGCCCGGTCGCCTTGGTCCGGGACGCCGTGGAACGCACGGCCGACGCCTGGGCGCGGACCGACTCGGACACCGCGCCGACCCCGCTTCCGCACGGCGAGCTGCCGATCGCGGTCGCCGCGGGCGCGTGCGCGCTGGACGCGGCCGTGCACGCGTGGGACATCGCCGTCGCCACGGGCAACCCGTCGCCGCTGAGCGAGCCGCTGTGCGTGGAACTGCTCGAGGTGGCGCACGCGATCGTGGAGCCGCTGCGGCAGTGGGGCGCGTTCGCCGCCGCGGGCGCCACCGAGGCGGACGACAGCGCGGAGACCCGGCTGCTGCGCTACCTCGGCCGCTAG
- a CDS encoding zinc-dependent alcohol dehydrogenase family protein has protein sequence MRATVLHGAGDIRLENVADPALRNPTDAVVRVVASCVCGSDLWGYRGVSPTEKPRRIGHEFVGIVEEVGSAVRTVKAGDFVIAPFAVSDGDCVHCRNGVYTSCARGGYWGSTDKAGDPIDGAQAQYVVSPFADGTLVATPGVPDESLLSSVLTLSDVMGTGHHAAIAAGVGPGDTVAVVGDGAVGLCAVLAAHRLGAERIIVMSRHDARQRVAKEFGATDIVTERGDEGAVKVIELLGGIGADAVLECVGTKESMQQALDSVRPGGRVGYVGVPAGGPELPVGQMFGNNIAVAGGVAPVRGYISELLADVLDGKINPGLVFDAEYSLDRVAEAYTAMDAREVIKPLLRP, from the coding sequence ATGCGCGCGACAGTCCTGCATGGTGCTGGTGACATCCGGCTCGAGAACGTGGCCGACCCCGCCTTACGCAACCCGACCGACGCCGTTGTCCGCGTCGTCGCGTCCTGCGTCTGCGGCTCGGACCTGTGGGGCTACCGCGGTGTCTCGCCGACCGAGAAGCCGCGCCGGATCGGCCACGAGTTCGTCGGGATCGTCGAGGAGGTCGGCTCGGCGGTCCGCACGGTCAAGGCGGGCGACTTCGTGATCGCCCCCTTCGCGGTCAGCGACGGCGACTGCGTGCACTGCCGCAACGGCGTCTATACGTCGTGCGCCCGCGGCGGCTACTGGGGCAGCACCGACAAAGCGGGCGACCCGATCGACGGCGCGCAGGCGCAGTACGTCGTGTCCCCGTTCGCCGACGGCACACTCGTCGCCACCCCAGGTGTGCCGGACGAGAGCCTGCTGTCGAGCGTGCTGACGCTGTCCGACGTCATGGGCACCGGCCACCACGCCGCGATCGCCGCCGGTGTCGGGCCGGGGGACACCGTGGCCGTCGTCGGCGACGGCGCGGTCGGCCTGTGCGCGGTCCTCGCCGCCCACCGCCTGGGCGCCGAGCGGATCATCGTCATGTCCCGACACGACGCCCGGCAGCGGGTGGCGAAGGAGTTCGGCGCCACCGACATCGTCACCGAGCGCGGCGACGAGGGCGCCGTGAAGGTGATCGAGCTGCTCGGGGGCATCGGCGCCGACGCGGTCCTGGAATGCGTCGGCACCAAGGAATCCATGCAGCAGGCACTCGACTCGGTCCGCCCCGGCGGCCGGGTGGGGTACGTCGGCGTCCCCGCGGGCGGCCCGGAACTCCCCGTCGGTCAGATGTTCGGCAACAACATCGCCGTCGCGGGCGGTGTGGCGCCGGTTCGGGGATATATCAGCGAACTGCTCGCCGACGTGCTCGACGGGAAGATCAACCCGGGCCTGGTCTTCGACGCGGAGTACTCGCTGGACCGGGTCGCGGAGGCGTACACCGCGATGGACGCCCGAGAGGTGATCAAGCCGCTGCTGCGGCCGTGA
- a CDS encoding pyridoxal-phosphate-dependent aminotransferase family protein encodes MALVDRVLLGPGPSNPYPEATAALGAPLLGHLDPEFLRVLDETCARLRVVWGTENARTLPLSGTGSIGMEAAFANFVRPGDVVVVAVNGLFGERMVDVAGRYGGEVVRVDHEWGQPVDVERVLAAHPAPKVVAAVHAETSTGVRSDIGALAVAVHTRDPGALVVADCVTSLAGIPVSIDHWGVDVAYSGTQKCLGVAPGLAPFTVSERAWERRLPKPPTWYLDLNLIGAYVDGSNGGRTYHHTAPVAMIASLHAALGRVLEEGLETVWERHRVAGERLREGLGELGLELFAAEGHRLPELTTVRVPDGVDSAKVRQILLSDYNLEIGAGAGAFATSVWRIGLMGHNARLDRVELVLGALRRVLGR; translated from the coding sequence ATGGCACTGGTTGACCGTGTACTGCTCGGACCCGGACCGTCGAACCCGTATCCGGAGGCGACCGCCGCGCTCGGCGCGCCGTTGCTCGGCCATCTCGACCCGGAGTTCCTGCGCGTGCTCGATGAGACGTGCGCGCGCCTGCGGGTGGTGTGGGGCACGGAGAACGCCCGCACCCTGCCGCTGTCGGGCACCGGCTCGATCGGCATGGAGGCCGCGTTCGCGAACTTCGTGCGACCCGGCGACGTGGTCGTCGTGGCGGTGAACGGGCTCTTCGGCGAGCGGATGGTCGACGTCGCCGGGCGCTACGGCGGCGAGGTCGTGCGAGTCGATCACGAGTGGGGACAGCCCGTCGACGTCGAGCGCGTCCTCGCCGCGCATCCCGCGCCCAAGGTCGTCGCCGCTGTGCACGCGGAGACCTCGACCGGTGTGCGCAGCGACATCGGCGCCCTCGCCGTCGCCGTCCACACGCGCGACCCGGGTGCGCTCGTGGTCGCCGACTGCGTGACCTCACTGGCCGGAATCCCGGTCAGCATCGACCACTGGGGCGTGGACGTCGCGTACTCCGGCACCCAGAAGTGCCTCGGCGTCGCGCCGGGTCTGGCGCCGTTCACGGTGTCCGAGCGCGCGTGGGAGCGTCGTCTGCCGAAGCCGCCTACCTGGTACTTGGACTTGAACCTGATCGGCGCTTACGTCGACGGAAGCAACGGCGGCCGGACCTACCACCACACCGCGCCCGTGGCCATGATCGCGTCGCTGCACGCTGCGCTGGGGCGGGTGCTGGAGGAAGGGCTGGAGACGGTCTGGGAGCGGCACCGGGTCGCAGGGGAGCGGCTGCGGGAAGGCCTCGGCGAACTTGGCTTGGAGCTGTTCGCCGCCGAAGGCCACCGGCTGCCGGAGCTGACGACCGTGCGCGTTCCGGACGGCGTGGACTCCGCCAAGGTCCGGCAGATTCTGCTCTCGGACTACAACCTGGAAATAGGCGCGGGGGCGGGCGCGTTCGCCACCAGTGTGTGGCGCATCGGGTTGATGGGCCACAACGCCCGGCTCGACCGGGTGGAACTCGTCCTGGGCGCGCTGCGCCGGGTCCTCGGCCGATAG
- a CDS encoding SGNH/GDSL hydrolase family protein, with protein MTAVAISTAWTASRLAVLGDSTTFGVGDPLPRGGWRGVGPLLGDALGAQINNFSFTGARIACVHNRQLPEALKTRPDTAIVIAGMNDTLRSDFDPRQIRAHLIRVVTALNAQGAVVLLARYHDHSRVFRLPGSLRRALKDRIDRLNAVIDEVVTETGAPCLDLDRMPGAYGPDVWAVDRLHPSELGHRMLAAGFGELLAAAGCVVPNPVSLVCEGGRPANKAEHFAWLIIKGIPWLWRRGRDLVPYAVGIMVRSMLGRAEPSGPVPAEAPARP; from the coding sequence GTGACCGCGGTGGCGATTTCCACGGCTTGGACGGCGAGCAGGCTCGCCGTCCTCGGTGACTCGACAACCTTCGGCGTCGGCGACCCTCTCCCCAGAGGCGGCTGGCGCGGCGTCGGCCCCCTCTTGGGTGACGCCCTGGGCGCCCAGATCAACAACTTCTCCTTCACCGGCGCCCGCATAGCCTGCGTCCACAACAGACAACTCCCCGAAGCCCTCAAGACCCGCCCCGACACGGCCATCGTGATCGCGGGCATGAACGACACCCTCCGCTCGGACTTCGACCCGCGGCAGATACGCGCGCACCTCATCCGCGTGGTGACCGCGCTCAACGCCCAGGGCGCGGTCGTCCTGCTCGCCCGTTATCACGACCACAGCCGCGTCTTCCGCCTCCCCGGTTCGCTGCGTCGAGCCCTCAAGGACCGCATCGACCGCCTCAACGCGGTGATCGACGAGGTTGTCACCGAGACCGGCGCCCCGTGCCTGGACCTCGACCGCATGCCCGGCGCGTACGGCCCCGACGTTTGGGCGGTCGACCGCCTGCACCCCTCCGAACTGGGCCACCGCATGCTCGCCGCCGGTTTCGGCGAGTTGCTGGCCGCCGCGGGCTGCGTGGTGCCGAACCCGGTCAGCCTGGTCTGCGAGGGCGGCAGGCCCGCCAACAAGGCCGAGCATTTCGCCTGGCTGATCATCAAGGGCATCCCGTGGTTGTGGCGTCGCGGACGCGACCTGGTGCCCTACGCGGTGGGGATCATGGTCCGGTCGATGCTGGGCCGCGCGGAACCCAGTGGGCCCGTACCGGCGGAGGCCCCCGCCCGTCCGTAA